In one window of Vanrija pseudolonga chromosome 5, complete sequence DNA:
- the meh gene encoding Mesaconyl-C(4)-CoA hydratase: MLRLAPRLASTRLAVPPRAARPLFTGTGIKSWIEDLTTQPAELSTDTIDNLRATRLVQTLPTRENLIGGTNVEEGGPLPKAHHLVYFNPDAWLGQLGADGTNTEYNAPNPYTRRMWAGGRFLWNPKKHLRIGTQVTQSVRVDSAVEKNNMVFVEQAREFYADKGDVEARDWAVREERTHVFLPELSGAKGGEKKKPSAADLPKPVYEHAFVPDSPLLFRYSALTWNAHKIHYDLDWTREVEGHPDLVFHGPLTATLLVELAQRAADDVAAEFVKFEYRATHPMYVKREIKLRAAWIGPRGTKLQVWAEQDGVLCMKGTAEFVPV, from the exons ATGCTCCGCCTCGCACCCCGACTTGCCAGTacgcgcctcgccgtgccgccccgcgccgcccgcccgctgtTCACGGGCACAGGCATCAAGTCGTGGATCGAGGACCTGACGACGCAGCCTGCCGAGCTGTCGACCGACACGATCGACAacctgcgcgcgacgcgcctcgTGCagacgctgccgacgcgcgAGAACCTCATCGGGGGCACgaacgtcgaggagggcgggcCGCTGCCCAAGGCCCACCATCTGGTGTACTTCAACCCGGACGCGTGGCTGGGGCAGCTCGGTGCGGATGGAACCAACACG GAATACAACGCACCCAACCCGTACACCCGCCGCATgtgggccggcggccgcTTCCTCTGGAACCCGAAGAAGCACCTGCGTATCGGCACCCAAGTGACCCAGTCGGTGcgcgtcgactcggccgtcGAGAAGAACAACATGGTGtttgtcgagcaggcgcgcgagtTCTACGCCGAcaagggcgacgtcgaggcgcgcgactgGGCCGTGAGGGAGGAGCGCACGCATGTGTTCTTGCCTGAGCTCAGTGGGGCGAAGGGCggggagaagaagaagccgagTG ccgccgaccTCCCGAAACCCGTCTACGAACACGCCTTTGTCCCCGACTCGCCCCTGCTGTTCCGGTACTCTGCGCTGACGTGGAACGCGCACAAGATCCACTACGACCTGGACTGGacgcgcgaggtggaggggCACCCGGACCTGGTGTTCCACGGGCCGTTGacggcgacgctgctcgtcgagctggcgcagcgcgccgctgacgacgtcgcggccgagtTTGTCAAGTTTGAGTACCGCGCCACACACCCCATGTACGTCAAGCGCGAGATcaagctccgcgccgcgtgGATTGGGCCGCGCGGGACAAAGCTCCAGGTCTGGGCAGAGCAGGACGGCGTGCTTTGCATGAAGGGCACGGCTGAGTTCGTACCGGTgtag
- the Rpap2 gene encoding Putative RNA polymerase II subunit B1 CTD phosphatase Rpap2, which produces MQAGPSRLGGGSTSTPRAPQPQRTLKQPMSLGVAERSATPAAQSDAASLRRALERRAELSRRADKWMDRLMEEVVDRVAFQRALSYVHAKQYAEVEHERHLNNMCAYPLCPNPPAAPYRSQRRFVVSTRNRSITETEGNADEAFCSGRCRARSSWVRNTLGTEAAWIRGKVEPLVLLEDLEERGEVRWGGRRGDVLERVKVPGPEAEAAPAAVQTPQAAQGYAVAPDPATPTPAVVAAPASPATAAPAAPATTTATTAPARPTPARAPQNLTPAPTPAAPTSPQPIQDLIANLAIYERPTPTSKPLPPSLSPAAPPPAQEAVVPTAPPLPLPQRTSALTPPRRAAGASSMISSSSTKLASTLLAAAKALPPGVQDDSDAESSASEEDWAKEMGWGKGAEVDALFDEARAARDLLDEAA; this is translated from the exons ATGCAAGCCGGCCCGtcccgcctcggcggcggcagcaccagcaccccgcgcgcccccCAACCACAACGCACGCTCAAGCAGCCCATgtccctcggcgtcgcggaacGCTCTGCGACCCCAGCGGCGCAATCGGACGCCGCgagcctgcgccgcgcgctcgagcgccgtgccgagctgTCGCGCAGGGCGGATAAGTGGATGGATCGGCTGATGGAGGAGGTCGTGGACCGGGTCGCGTTCCAGCGGGCT CTCTCGTACGTCCACGCGAAACAAtacgccgaggtcgagcacgagcggcacCTGAACAACATGTGCGCGTACCCGCTCTGCCCGAacccgcccgcggcgccgtacCGCTCCCAGCGGCGCTTCGTGGTCAGCACGCGCAATCGCAGCATCACCGAGACGGAAGGtaacgccgacgaggcgttCTGCAGCGGCCGGTGccgcgcccgctcgtcgtGGGTGCGCAACACGCTCGGCACGGAGGCGGCGTGGATccgcggcaaggtcgagccGCTCGTGTTGCTTGAGGATCTCGAGGAACGGGGCGAGGTGCGCTGGGGTGGGCGGAGGGGGGACGTGCTTGAGCGGGTCAAGGTGCCCGGGCcagaggcggaggcggcgccggctgctgTGCAAACACCGCAGGCAGCACAAGggtacgccgtcgccccagACCCTGCTACTCCCACCCCAGCCGtggtcgccgcgccggcgtccccCGCGACGGCAgcacccgccgcgccagcgacaaccaccgcgacgacagcaccAGCCCGACCCACACCAGCCCGCGCACCGCAGAacctcacccccgcccccacccccgccgcgcccaccagCCCCCAGCCAATCCAGGACCTGATCGCCAACCTGGCCATCTACGAGcgccccacgccgacgagcaagccgctcccgccgagcctgagccccgctgcgccgccgccggcgcaggaGGCAGTAGTacccaccgcgccgcccctgcccctcccccagcgcacctcggcccttacgccgccccgccgcgcagccggcgcgtcgtccatgatctcgtcgtcgagcaccaagctcgcgtcgacgctgcttgctgctgcgaAAGCCCTCCCGCCCGGCGTGcaggacgacagcgacgccgagagctCGGCCAGTGAGGAGGACTGGGCAAAGGAGATGGGATGGGGTAAAGGCGCTGAAGTCGATGCTCTGttcgacgaggcgcgcgccgcgcgcgacttgCTCGACGAAGCGGCATAG
- the MNN2 gene encoding Alpha-1,2-mannosyltransferase MNN2, translating into MLIPAPPILRRIFSSSPLLAPLLLILVIATLILSASPTARKHTLPSSWRGVASPPAADEDLTPLPPLYAASLPSLQLPVALVRYPALASRLHDFLLRPLESAPVAAKTNHESCPLPIADLIVNQDQLEGNRDFWGNLTTGDIAEHRAALVNWLAAQAEAGAEIVGTPQTGSGRGIVITAGNQDTTRRAIILLKQLKHVGNFLPVEVFHYPDELTDAGERAEITSLGGKIVQVTGVTKSEGAWKNWQIKGLAMIQSSFAQLISLDSDNLPLRSLGHLFDAEVVQDTGAAFWPDLSKDHADNAIWRIVGEACTLDQWTFESGQIVVDKRGNDGLNLAALWLAAGMMDDRDWWFRMCGGDKDTYRWAWRVLDIPYATSPRWMSALGFLNPHEGGRFCGHTMLQYDLVTPKGFTEPPPLFVHSNLLKHLGGSTRERGNVFTHIKRMAADTIDDPSLNYAHMHVYTGAGQGMCLDLDMHDTAKQALSEDQLNSQVPLTLEVGELDGQPFKGFEDAFFDAGGFVGGW; encoded by the exons ATGCTCatccccgcgccgcccatccTGCGGCGcatcttctcgtcgtcgccgctgctcgcgccgctaCTCCTCATACTCGTGATCGCGACGCTGATCCTCAGCGCGAGCCCGACAGCAAGGAAACACACATTGCCGTCGTCATGGCGCGGCGTTGCATCGCCCCCAGCCGCAGACGAGGACCTCACGCCATTACCCCCGCTCTATGCCGCGTCTTTGCCGAGCCTGCAGCTCCCCGTGGCGCTGGTCCGCTACCCCGCCCTCGCGTCCCGCCTGCACGACTTTCTCCTCCGCCCGCTGGAGAGCGCGCCGGTCGCCGCAAAGACCAACCACGAGTCGTGTCCCCTCCCCATCGCGGACCTCATCGTCAACCAGGACCAGCTGGAGGGAAACCGCGACTTCTGGGGTAACCTCACCACCGGCGACATTGCtgagcaccgcgccgcgttGGTCAActggctcgcggcgcaggcagaAGCCGGCGCAGAGATTGTTGGCACACCGCAGACGGGCTCGGGGAGAGGTATTGTCATTACTGCCGGCAACCAG gacacgacgcgccgcgccatcatcctcctcaaGCAGCTCAAGCACGTCGGCAACTTCCTTCCCGTGGAGGTGTTCCACTACCCCGACGAGCTGACCGACgctggcgagcgcgccgagatcacgagcctcggcggcaagatTGTCCAAGTCACGGGCGTGACCAAGTCGGAGGGCGCGTGGAAGAACTGGCAGATCAAGGGACTGGCCATGATCCAGTCGTCGTTCGCACAGCTCATCTCACTCGACTCGGACAACCTCCCGCTCCGCTCCCTCGGACACCTgttcgacgccgaggtggtgcagGACACGGGTGCGGCCTTCTGGCCCGACCTGTCCAAGGACCACGCGGACAACGCCATCTGGCGtatcgtcggcgaggcgtgCACGCTCGACCAGTGGACGTTCGAGTCTGGCCAGATTGTCGTCGACAAGCGCGGCAACGACGGGCTCAACCTCGCTGCGCTGtggctcgccgccggcatgaTGGACGACCGCGACTGGTGGTTCAGGatgtgcggcggcgacaaggacaCGTACCGctgggcgtggcgcgtgctcgacatcCCGTATGCGACGTCACCGCGGTGGATGAGTGCGCTCGGGTTCCTCAACCCGCACGAAGGGGGCAGGTTCTGCGGGCACACAATGCTGCAGTACGACCTCGTCACGCCCAAGGGCTTCACcgagcccccgccgctgttCGTGCACTCGAACTTGCTCAAGCATCTCGGAGGGAGCacccgcgagcgcggcaacgTCTTCACGCACATCAAGCGCATGGCGGCCGACACGATCGACGACCCCTCCCTCAACTACGCCCACATGCACGTGTACACTGGTGCCGGGCAGGGCATgtgcctcgacctcgacatgCACGACACGGCCAAGCAGGCCCTGAGTGAGGACCAGCTCAACTCGCAGGTGccgctcacgctcgaggtcggtgagcTTGACGGCCAGCCGTTCAAGGGCTTTGAGGACGCCTTCTTTGACGCCGGCGGGTTTGTTGGCGGCTGGTAG
- the EOGT gene encoding EGF domain-specific O-linked N-acetylglucosamine transferase translates to MLSNLAIAGKRVPRVAIAVALLLFCIIALAHNGKKRVATWASILLPSGPDADYTHGCVDTAGRRTRVLGGTPGFYYFENVWYREKVFYMFGDDLPAQDAIMSGHTTLKVEKEAPKHLIPDVCLRKSTLWLNEGASDGWNGLWHYYHFAAENILAGFASLATTHWDTPVMPKQLVIPFYGDRGSWHDKWGMNEMVVDAVFREDVIEPPQWERLEKKGDGWVYFDRIAIIDRWAAHRKTPAADQWNKMAIGILGEKLQPHWFTAARNRLLDYFHIPPADKKRHRLAYINRQGTDRKLPDETHAELLKSVHALSEKYNVEIADLVLEDMTKEEQIKAIANSTILLGIHGNGLTHEMWLRETATVIELFPPDTFLRDYETIATALGHRYIAVRNDTVITPEQWNAHPGEQHPEHTHDGMKVELSVPFLTGIIRGIVA, encoded by the exons aTGCTCTCAAACCTGGCTATAGCGGGGAAACGCGTGCCACGCGTCGCGA TCGCAGTCGCCCTGCTCCTCTTTTGCatcatcgccctcgcgcacaaTGGCAAGAAGCGCGTCGCGACATGGGCGAGCATCCTGCTGCCTTCTGGGCCG GACGCAGACTATACCCATGGGTGTGTCGACACGGCGGGAcgccgcacgcgcgtgcTGGGTGGCACGCCGGGGTTCTACTACTTTGAGAACGTGTGGTACCGCGAGAAAGTCTTCT ACATGTTCGGAGACGACCTGCCCGCCCAGGACGCCATCATGAGCGGACACACGACGCTCAAGGTGGAGAAGGAGGCGCCAAAACACCTCATCCCAGACGTGTGCTTGCGCAAGTCGACGC TATGGCTCAACGAgggcgcgagcgacggctGGAACGGCCTCTGGCACTACTACCACTTCGCTGCCGAGAACATTCTTGCCGGCTTTGCGTCGCTCGCGACAACGCACTGGGACACGCCAGTCATGCCCAAGCAGCTCGTGATCCCGTTCTACGGTGACCGTGGCTCTTGGCACGACAAGTGGGGCATGAACGAGatggtcgtcgacgccgtgtttCGCGAGGACGTGATTGAACCGCCGCAGTGGGAGCGgctggagaagaagggcgaTGGCTGGGTGTACTTTGACCGGA TTGCCATTATCGATCGCTGGGCCGCCCACCGCAAGACGCCAGCCGCGGACCAGTGGAACAAGATGGCCATCGGCATCCTGGGCGAGAAGCTCCAGCCACACTGGTTCACGGCTGCGCGCAACCGCCTCCTTGACTACTTCCACATCCCGCCAGCAGACAAGAagcgccaccgcctcgcgtACATCAACCGCCAGGGCACGGACCGCAAGTTGCCAGATGAGacgcacgccgagctgctcaagtCGGTCCATGCGCTGTCGGAGAAGTACAATGTCGAGATTGCCGACCtggtgctcgaggacatGACCAAGGAGGAGCAAATCAAGGCCATTGCAAACTCGACG ATTCTCCTCGGTATTCACGGCAACGGCTTGACGCACGAGATGTGGCTGCGCGAGACTGCGACCGTGATTGAG CTGTTCCCGCCAGACACCTTCCTACGCGACTACGAGACgatcgcgacggcgctgggACACCGCTACATTGCTGTGCGGAACGACACAGTCATCACGCCGGAGCAGTGGAACGCGCACCCGGGCGAGCAGCACCCCGAGCATACTCACGACGGGATGAAGGTAGAG CTCTCGGTCCCATTCCTCACTGGCATCATTCGCGGCATTGTGGCGTAG
- the meh gene encoding Citramalyl-CoA lyase, mitochondrial, with product MLTATTTRTASRALKATAGARRGYTTEPLPPVLRRAVLYVPGSNPRMLAKSIASPADSVAYDLEDAVAPSAKPEARRLVAELLDQDRSKLPQGEVVARINAVGTGFEEADLDDILRTRSVQAIMLPKTNEPDHIDWVVSRIRALAPPEKQRGGASPIRIIGMIESAIAMVRIEEIAQAGRGHLDSLLFAAEDYCADVGLARTDSRTELLYPRSKLVTTARAFGLGSIDLVCVNYKDAEVLRLESEEGRRLGFTGKQAIHPNQVDVIQRAYAPSEAAIRKAARVKFSFEYHGAKGTGAYGLDGIMIDAPVYKQALNTLLLAQTAGLDIPTITEKDI from the exons ATGCtcacagcgacgacgacgagaacggcGTCccgcgcgctcaaggcgaCAGCAGGCGCGAGGAGGGGATACACGaccgagccgctgccgcccgtgctgcgccgcgcaGTGCTGTACG TCCCCGGCTCCAACCCCCGCATGCTCGCCAAGTCCATCGCGTCCCCCGCCGACTCGGTAGCctacgacctcgaggacgccgtcgcgccgtccgccaagcccgaggcgaggcgcctcgtcgccgagctgctggaccAGGATCGGTCCAAGTTGCCgcagggcgaggtggtcgcgCGGATCAATGCCGTCGGCACGGGGTTTGAGGAGGCCGATCTGGACGACATC CTCCGAACCCGCAGCGTCCAAGCCATCATGCTCCCCAAGACCAACGAGCCCGACCACATCGACTGGGTCGTCTCGCGCATCCGCGCGCTGGCACCCCCGGAgaagcagcgcggcggcgccagcccgATCCGTATCATTGGCATGATTGAGAGCGCGATTGCCATGGTGCGGATCGAGGAGATTGCGCAGGCCGGCAGGGGGCACTTGGATTCGTTGCTG TTCGCCGCCGAAGACT ActgcgccgacgtcggcctcgcacGCACCGACTCGCGCACAGAGCTCCTCTACCCCCGCTCCAAGCTCGTGACCACCGCTCGCGCGTTCGGCCTCGGCTCCATCGACCTCGTGTGCGTCAACtacaaggacgccgaggtgctgcgcCTCGAGTCGGAGGAGGGGCGGAGGTTGGGCTTCACGGGCAAG cAAGCAATCCACCCCAACCAGGTGGACGTGATCCAGCGCGCGTATGCGCCCTCGGAAGCCGCCATCCGCAAAGCCGCCCGTGTCAAGTTCTCGTTCGAGTACCACGGTGCCAAGGGCACGGGAGCATACGGCCTCGACGGGATCATGATTGACGCGCCGGTGTACAAGCAG GCCCTCAACACCCTCCTCCTGGCCCAGACCGCTGGCCTCGATATCCCTACAATCACCGAGAAGGACATCTAA
- the caf5 gene encoding Caffeine resistance protein 5 — translation MDTLREAPFGQLVRFLSRNRLFQYPEEKPGFVLPDEYKNAPHSKDGEKKVTIVTWYGPKDRDNPRQWRLHKKIWVVFAVMFYTVAVYIGSAIFAYAVHDAAKYFKVSDIVATLTLTMFVLGYAVGPLFLAPLSELAFIGRNPPYIFSLGIFCVLQIPSALSTNLPGLLVLRFIAGFVGSPPLATGGASVADVFNEQKASYAVGAYGLAGGIAPAIAPFISGYAVMNLGWRWAFWELLILSSAGFVVVMFGLPETSADNVLYRRAVRLRKLTGNDNLRSAAELADAEKTFKEIMWEALVRPMWMTISEPIVLAIDLYIGLTYAILYSFFESFPWVFYEKGYNFNLGASGLPFLAVAVGGCIAYAVFCIWLRWWWEPAYVKAEGKLEPEAYLPLSIVGAICFPICLFWFAWSANRTHWIVPTIAAAFFGLGDCFSFMPYINYLTYAYPAHTASALASNDFVRSIMGAAMPIVAYPLFNNLGIDWGNSLIGFLTVACLPLPFVLIKFGPWLRARSPMASEGRKDIEGDEASSDERTVNGEAKV, via the exons ATGGACACGCTCCGCGAAGCA ccCTTCGGCCAGCTCGTGCGCTTCCTCTCGCGCAACCGGCTGTTCCAGTACCCCGAGGAAAAGCCCGGCTTCGTCCTCCCCGACGAGTACAAGAATGCCCCCCACTCCAAGGACGGCGAAAAGAAGGTCACCATCGTAACGTGGTATGGGCCCAAGGACCGCGACAACCCGCGCCAGTGGCGCCTGCACAAGAAGATCTGGGTCGTCTTCGCCGTCATGTTCTACACCGTCGCAGTGTACATTGGCTCAGCCATCTTCGCGTACGCcgtgcacgacgccgccaagtACTTCAAGGTCTCGGACATTGTCGCCACCCTCACACTCACCATGTTCGTGCTCGGCTACGCCGTCGGCCCGCTattcctcgcgccgctcagcGAGCTGGCGTTCATCGGCCGTAACCCGCCTTACATCTTCTCGCTCGGCATCTTCTGCGTCCTCCAGATCCCCAGCGCGCTCTCTACCAACCTCCCCGGCCTGCTGGTGCTCCGCTTCATCGCTGGATTTGTCGGCTCGccgcccctcgccaccggTGGCGCCTCGGTCGCTGACGTCTTCAACGAGCAGAAGGCGTCGTATGCCGTTGGAGCGTACGGCCTCGCGGGTGGTATCGCGCCGGCGATCGCACCCTTCATCTCCGGCTACGCCGTCATGAACctcggctggcgctgggcgttCTGGGAGCTGCTCATTCTGTCGTCGGccggcttcgtcgtcgtcatgttTGGCCTGCCCGAGACCTCGGCCGACAACGTGCTCTACCGCCGTGCCGTCCGCCTCCGCAAGCTCACGGGCAACGACAACCTCCGCTctgctgccgagctcgccgatgcTGAGAAGACGTTCAAGGAGATCATGTGGGAGGCGCTGGTCCGCCCCATGTGGATGACCATCTCGGAGCCGATcgtgctcgccatcgaccTCTACATCGGTCTCACCTACGCCATTCTCTACTCCTTCTTCGAGTCCTTCCCCTGGGTT TTCTACGAGAAGGGCTACAACTTCAACCTCGGCGCCTCCGGcctccccttcctcgccgtcgctgtcggagGGTGCATTGCCTACGCCGTCTTCTGCATCTGGCtcaggtggtggtgggagccGGCGTatgtcaaggccgagggcaagctcgagcCAGAGGCCTACCTCCCTCTGTCGATCGTCGGCGCCATTTGCTTCCCGATCTGCCTGTTCTGGTTCGCGTGGTCGGCGAACCGCACGCACTGGATCGTGCCGACCatcgcggcggccttcttcggcctcggcgactgCTTCTCCTTCATGCCCTACATCAACTACCTCACGTACGCGTACCCCGCGcacacggcgtcggcgctcgcgtccaACGACTTTGTGCGCTCTATCATGGGTGCGGCCATGCCCATCGTCGCGTACCCCCTCTTCAACAACCTCGGCATCGACTGGGGCAACAGCCTCATCGGGTTCTTGACGGTCGCGTGCTTGCCCCTGCCGTTCGTGCTCATCAAGTTTGGCCCCTGGCTGCGCGCCCGCAGCCCGATGGCCAGCGAGGGCCGCAAGGACATtgaaggcgacgaggcgagcagcgacgaaCGCACCGTCAacggcgaggccaaggtgtGA